The Pseudomonas sp. Marseille-Q3773 DNA window CTGGTGCTGTTGCATGGCCTGGGCTCCAGCTGCCAGGACTGGGAGATGCAGGTGCCGGCGCTCAGCCGCCACTACCAGGTCATCCTGATGGACATCCGCGGCCATGGCCGTTCCGACAAGCCCCGCGACGGCTACCAGATCGCCACCTTCAGTGCCGACCTGCTGGCCCTGCTCGAACACCTGGATACCGGCCCGGTGCACTTCGTCGGCCTGTCCATGGGCGGCATGGTCGGCTTCCAGTTCGCCGTCGACCATCCACAATGGCTGCGCAGCCTGTGCATCGTCAACAGCGCCCCCGAGGTCAAGCGCCGCACCCGCAGTGACTGGATCTGGTGGTTGAAACGCTGGGGCCTGGCGCGCCTGCTCAGTGTCGAAACCGTCGGCAAGGGCCTGGCCGAACGGCTGTTCCCCAAGCCCCAGCAGGCCGAACTGCGCCAGGAAATGGCCAAACGCTGGGCACGCAACGACAAACGCGCCTATCTCAAGAGCTTCGACGCCATCGTCGACTGGGGCGTGCAGGAACGCATCGGGCAGATTCACTGTCCTACCCTGGTGATCGCCGCCGACCACGATTACACGCCGATACAACTGAAACAACGCTATGTCGCCCTGATGCCCCACGCCAGGCTGGTGGTCATCGACGATTCCCGGCACGCTACGCCCCTCGATCAACCCGAGGTCTTCAACCAGACCCTGCTGCAATTCCTAGCAGCCGCTTCCACCTCTCAAGGATCTTTGAGCCCATGCTGAAAAAACTTCTGCTCACCGCCTGCTCGGTCGCCTTTGCCACCAGCGTCATGGCCTCCGACAAGACCCCGCACGTCGTGCTGGACACCAGCTTCGGCCAGGTTGAAATCGAGCTGAATGCCGAGAAGGCGCCGATCAGTACCAAGAACTTCCTCAGCTATGTCGACAGCGGCTTCTACAACAACACCATCTTCCACCGCGTGATCCCGGGCTTCATGGTCCAGGGCGGCGGGTTCACTGAGCAGATGGTGCAGAAACCCACCAAGGACCCGATCAGGAACGAAGCCAGCAACGGCCTGCAGAACACCCGCGGCACCTTGTCGATGGCGCGCACCTCGGACCCGAACTCGGCCACCAGCCAGTTCTTCATCAACGTAGCCGACAACGACTTCCTCAACCCGGGCCGTGACGCCGGTTATGCCGTGTTCGGCAAGGTGACCAAGGGCATGGAAGTGGTCGACCAGATCGTCAACTCGCCGACCACCATCAAGAAAGGCATGCGCGATGTACCGGCCGACCCGGTGTACATCAAGTCGGCCAAACGCATCGACTGACCGCAGGGCTTCACAGGGACGTGAAACCGCCTGGTGTCGGATGGAACAGGAGTGTCGTCACCCATGCTGTACCGCCGTTTCGAGCAACTGATCGACATTTTTCGCGACGCACCGAGCGAAGCGCCCCCCAGCCGGGTATGGCCGTTCTACCTGTATTACCTGCGCCAGGTCTGGCCAAGCTTCCTGGCCCTGCTGGTGGTCGGCCTGTTCGCCTCGCTGATCGAGGTGGCGATGTTCAGCTACCTCAGCCGCATCATCGACCTGGCCCAGGGCACGCCCAACGCCAACTTCTTCAGTGAGCACAGTGGCGAGCTGATCTGGATGCTGGTGGTCATCCTGCTGCTGCGGCCGTTGTTCTTCGGCCTGCACGACCTGCTGGTGCACCAGACCATCACCCCCGGCATGACCAGCCTGATCCGCTGGCAGAACCACACCTACGTGCTCAAGCAGAGCCTGAACTTCTTCCAGAGCGACTTCGCCGGGCGTATCGCCCAGCGCATCATGCAGACCGGCAACTCGTTGCGTGACTCCGCCGTGCAGGCGGTGGATGCACTGTGGCATGTGCTGATCTACGCCATCACTTCGCTGGTGCTGTTCGCCGAAGCCGACTGGCGCCTGATGCTGCCCCTGCTGCTGTGGATCGTCGGCTATATCGCCGCGCTGTTCTACTTCGTGCCCAGGGTGAAGGAACGCTCGGTAGTTTCCTCCGACGCGCGCTCCAAGCTGATGGGCCGTATCGTCGATGGCTACACCAACATCGCCACCCTCAAGCTGTTCGCCCACACCGACCACGAACAGCAATACGCCCGTGAAGCGATCAGCGAACAGACCGAGAAAACCCAGCTGGCGGCGCGCGTGGTCACCAGCATGGACGTGGTCATCACCACCCTCAACGGCCTGCTGGTGGTCACCACCACAGGCCTGGCGCTGTGGCTGTGGAGCCAGTCGCTGATCACGGTCGGCGCCATCGCCCTGGCCACCGGCCTGGTGATCCGCATCGTCAACATGTCGGGCTGGATCATGTGGGTGGTCAACGGCATCTTCGAGAACATCGGCATGGTCCAGGACGGCCTGCAGACCATCGCCCAGCCGGTCACCGTCACCGACCCGCCCGACGCACCGGCGCTGCAGGTCAGCCGCGGCGCGGTACGCTTCGATGACGTGGATTTCCACTATGGCCAGGCGGCCAACGTGATCGAAGGGCTGAACCTGGACATTCGCCCGGGCGAGAAGATCGGCCTGATCGGCCCGTCCGGGGCGGGCAAGTCGACCCTGGTCAACCTGCTGCTGCGGCTGTACGACGTGCAGGGCGGGCGCATCCTCATCGACGGCCAGGACATCGCCCAGGTCAGCCAGGCCAGCCTGCGCGCGCAGATTGGCATGATCACCCAGGACACCTCGCTGCTGCACCGCTCGATTCGCGACAACCTGCTGTACGGTCGCCCGGGTGCCAGCGAAGCCGAGCTGCTCGAAGCGGTGCGCCGGGCGCGGGCTGACGAGTTCATCCCGCAGCTGTCGGATGCGCTGGGCCGCACCGGCTTCGATGCCCATGTCGGCGAGCGCGGGGTGAAGTTGTCTGGCGGGCAGCGCCAGCGCATCGCCATTGCCCGGGTGCTGTTGAAGAATGCACCGATCCTGATCATGGACGAAGCGACCTCGGCGCTGGACTCGGAAGTCGAGGCCGCCATCCAGGAAAGCCTGGAGACGCTGATGCAGGGCAAGACAGTGATCGCTATTGCCCACCGGCTGTCGACCATCGCGCGAATGGACCGGCTGGTGGTGCTGGACAACGGGCGCATCGTCGAGAGTGGCAGCCACAGTGAACTGCTCGCGCAGCAAGGGCTGTATGCCCGGTTGTGGCATCACCAGACCGGGGGCTTTGTCGGGGTCGACTGACTCCTGCACCGGCCTCTTCGCGGGTAAACCCGCTCCCACAGGGACCGCACACATTTCACGGCCTGTGCAGTACCTGTGGGAGCGGGTTCACCCGCAAAATGGCCGGCACAGGCAATATGAATGGATCAGTCCCGGCGATAGGGCAGCATCCCCCGGGCCTCCTCGGCATACGCCCGCACCCCATCCCGCTCCTGCGCCAGGAAATCTTCCACCGCCCGGCGCAAACCCGGGTGCAGCAGGTAGTGCCACGACCGCGTCAGCACCGGCTCGAACCCGCGTATCAGCTTGTGCTCGCCCTGTGCCCCAGCATCGAAGCGCTGCAGGCCCTCGGCAATGGCAAAGTCCATGCCCTGGTAGAAACAGGTCTCGAAATGCAACCGGTCGAACTCATCCAGGCAGCCCCAGTAACGCCCGAACAGGCTGTCGCCGCCCACCAGGCTCAAGGCCATCGCCACATCCCGCCCGGCTTGCCGTGCCATCACCACGCGCAGTGCCTCGGGCATGCGCTCGGCCAGCAAGCTGAAGAACTCGCGCGTCAGGTAAGGCGCTCGCCGGCGCACCGCGTAGGTGTTGGCGTAGCAGCGGTAGACGAAGTCCCACTGCGCCTGGTCCAGCTCAGCGCCGTGGTACCAGCGAAAATCGATGCCCTGCCCGGCTACCTGCTCACGCTCCTTGCGCATCTGCTTGCGCTTGCGTGAGCTGAGGCTGTCGAGGAAGTCCTGGAAGTCACGGTAGCCATGGTTGCGCCAGTGGAACTGGCAACCCAGCCGCTCCATCCAGCCCGGCACCCCGGCCATCTGCGCATCCAGCTGCGGGTCGGTGAAGTTGATGTGCGCCCCGGACAACCCGCCCTTGCCCAGGTACTCCGGCAATGCCTGCAGCATCAGCAGGCCATCGGCAGGCTCGCCGGCCAGCAGGCGCGGGCCGCTGACCGGGCTGAACGGCACGGCACCGAGCAGCTTGGGGTAGTAGGCGATGCCGGCCCGCTCACAGGCATCGGCCCAACCATGGTCGAACACGTACTCGCCAAACGAATGCCACTTGCGGTACGCCGGCAGCAGCGCTCTCACCTGCCCGT harbors:
- a CDS encoding GNAT family N-acetyltransferase, with product MTSLYSLAHLRDLPAATWDALVPPGQPFLRHAFLSAMEDSGSVARHTGWAAEHLVLERDGQVRALLPAYRKWHSFGEYVFDHGWADACERAGIAYYPKLLGAVPFSPVSGPRLLAGEPADGLLMLQALPEYLGKGGLSGAHINFTDPQLDAQMAGVPGWMERLGCQFHWRNHGYRDFQDFLDSLSSRKRKQMRKEREQVAGQGIDFRWYHGAELDQAQWDFVYRCYANTYAVRRRAPYLTREFFSLLAERMPEALRVVMARQAGRDVAMALSLVGGDSLFGRYWGCLDEFDRLHFETCFYQGMDFAIAEGLQRFDAGAQGEHKLIRGFEPVLTRSWHYLLHPGLRRAVEDFLAQERDGVRAYAEEARGMLPYRRD
- a CDS encoding alpha/beta hydrolase, with amino-acid sequence MAYFEHEGCALHYQVHGQGEPLVLLHGLGSSCQDWEMQVPALSRHYQVILMDIRGHGRSDKPRDGYQIATFSADLLALLEHLDTGPVHFVGLSMGGMVGFQFAVDHPQWLRSLCIVNSAPEVKRRTRSDWIWWLKRWGLARLLSVETVGKGLAERLFPKPQQAELRQEMAKRWARNDKRAYLKSFDAIVDWGVQERIGQIHCPTLVIAADHDYTPIQLKQRYVALMPHARLVVIDDSRHATPLDQPEVFNQTLLQFLAAASTSQGSLSPC
- a CDS encoding ABC transporter ATP-binding protein; this encodes MLYRRFEQLIDIFRDAPSEAPPSRVWPFYLYYLRQVWPSFLALLVVGLFASLIEVAMFSYLSRIIDLAQGTPNANFFSEHSGELIWMLVVILLLRPLFFGLHDLLVHQTITPGMTSLIRWQNHTYVLKQSLNFFQSDFAGRIAQRIMQTGNSLRDSAVQAVDALWHVLIYAITSLVLFAEADWRLMLPLLLWIVGYIAALFYFVPRVKERSVVSSDARSKLMGRIVDGYTNIATLKLFAHTDHEQQYAREAISEQTEKTQLAARVVTSMDVVITTLNGLLVVTTTGLALWLWSQSLITVGAIALATGLVIRIVNMSGWIMWVVNGIFENIGMVQDGLQTIAQPVTVTDPPDAPALQVSRGAVRFDDVDFHYGQAANVIEGLNLDIRPGEKIGLIGPSGAGKSTLVNLLLRLYDVQGGRILIDGQDIAQVSQASLRAQIGMITQDTSLLHRSIRDNLLYGRPGASEAELLEAVRRARADEFIPQLSDALGRTGFDAHVGERGVKLSGGQRQRIAIARVLLKNAPILIMDEATSALDSEVEAAIQESLETLMQGKTVIAIAHRLSTIARMDRLVVLDNGRIVESGSHSELLAQQGLYARLWHHQTGGFVGVD
- a CDS encoding peptidylprolyl isomerase, which codes for MLKKLLLTACSVAFATSVMASDKTPHVVLDTSFGQVEIELNAEKAPISTKNFLSYVDSGFYNNTIFHRVIPGFMVQGGGFTEQMVQKPTKDPIRNEASNGLQNTRGTLSMARTSDPNSATSQFFINVADNDFLNPGRDAGYAVFGKVTKGMEVVDQIVNSPTTIKKGMRDVPADPVYIKSAKRID